The Glycine max cultivar Williams 82 chromosome 3, Glycine_max_v4.0, whole genome shotgun sequence sequence AAGCTAGCTGTCAGTAACAGCAGAGGAAGACCTGGCATGCTTGTAGAGCATTGGCTTGGAAAGGATTCTACAAGAATTAGTGAAGATTTGAAGATATTGCTGTCACAATTTTCAGCTACTCGAGGGACTGATCTGTCCGTTAATGATATCAGTCCTAGATTGTCTATAAACAGTGATGAAGTGAAGACTTGTGATGTTTCTAACTCTGCTGGAATCCAGATACTTCAAAAAATGATTTCACTTGAGCGAAATGAATCTGGTTTGTCTCTGGATGGAAGCCTTGTCAGTGAAATTGAAGGTGAAAGCGCAGTCGACAGGCTAAAAAGACAAGTTGACCATGACAGGAAACTTATGAATGCTTTGTATAAAGAGCtggaggaagaaagaaatgCTTCTGCAGTTGCTGCAAATCAAGCATTAGCCATGATCACAAGGCTGCAGGAAGAAAAGGCAACATTACATATGGAAGCCTTGCAGTACTTAAGAATGATGGATGAGGAGTCTGAGTACGAAACAGAAGCTTTGCAAAAAGCTAATGACCTTCTTGttgagaaggagaaagagataGAAGAGTTGGAAGCTAAGCTTGAGTTCTATAGGAAGAAGTTCCCTGATGAATCTGTGCTGGAAAACATGGTGGATACAAACTCTGAAATGAAGGTGAAAGATATTGGATTGGATCATTGCATTGAAAAGGATGAGAGTATCCTTGGAAAGTCGGTTACTGAAAATACCAATATATCTGACAAAGCTGAAGTTCTATCCACATCTCTGGAAAAACAGAATGTTCAATCTATAAAAAATTCCCCATTGGAGTTTCAAGATGAAAGGTTATATATTTCCCAATGTTTGAAGAAGTTGGAGAAGCAAGTTTACTTTTTCCTGAATATTCATCAATCTCAGGACAATTGGCTAAATtctgaaaatgatgaaaaggAATCCCTGGAAAACTGTGAGAACTTGGATAATAATATTCTAATTCAAGAATCTGTTTCTTCAcctaaattaaatttggataacATGGGTGATGATTCCTCATCCAAGGAACCTCCAGTTTGCAAGAAAATTGGTGAACTTGGATACAATGGACATAGCTCCCTTGCGCTCGGTGGGAATAATGATTTATCTTCTACTGGGAGTTTGGTTTCAGATTTTATTGGAAGGTTGCAAGTTCTTGAGGCTGATTTGAGTTTCCTTAAGCATAGTATCAACTTATCGAGCAATGGAGAAGAAGGACTTAAATTATTGCAGGAAATAGCTGGTCACCTACAACAATTGCGCCAGATTGGGATAAGAGAATTAGATCAACCTGTTGCTTGAGGCTGTTGTATATAAGGTCAGTAGTTAATGCTGAACGATTAGGCAAAAAATCAAAGCATCTCTTAActctattttcttaaaattatattgatccTATATGCTTTATCTGTCTGTTTGCACTTTGGACtaatttacaaaagaaatttgtccatGATAACTGTGTGCCCATGTTGTTTAGCATATTAAGTATGGAGCAAAATGTTTGACTAAGTTCGATATATGTTTAGTGACTGAAGCTTCTAAATTCTAATGGGAAAATTTCATTAACTTGGATAGGTAAcgactaacaaataaaaaagattattttctaATTGGGTGTTAATTAggggattttttttatgttgtcttatttataaaattactagACATTTctgaaaattaagaaataattaatagcTGATGATAAATTTGCTGGCGAAGTGGGATTAATGCCATGATGACATGCAGTTGGATAATAAAGCAAATCAAGTCAAGTTGGTAGTTTCATCTTGAAATGTCGCTGCTGCTCTGTCCAAGAGCGAAAAGGATTACAGATGAAAGTATGATTCAATGCTGAAAGTTATGAATATTAAAATGCAGCTGTAGATTTAGAGGAAGTGAAGTCTTGTTTATTGAATAGTTTATTGCTTTAGTTAGTTGGTTTGTGTAATTGTTTATGCAGAGATCATGCGATCACGTATATGGATAgattataactaaaatttaaccACTATGAAATGAAAGGATgatgtggaaaaaaaaactaaagattctaatcaatttaaaaagaaaataagaaataagccGTAGAAGTGTTTCTTCTAGCCATTTTTTCTTAGCAATGAGAGGCAACAAATGAACGGGAAGATCATTAATCATATAATATCAGAGGTCATATTCTTGTTGATGCCTGCTGAACTTCACAAGTATGCTTCTTAGTTGTTTTCCTCATTACAGATATTTCCACGTTTGTTTGCAGACCTATAAAAATGATACATATACAAAGAAATTAAGCTTGATTTTGTAAAGAAATCAAAATCCAACTAATTAGTGATTCTGGCCGTCTTATATGAAATCTTAACTCCACTActgatcaaaaataaaaaatcgttACCCGATTTGTGTAGTAGTCTGAGACTGAGTTTTAGGAAACATATAACGTGGTGCAGTGttcaaatatgatatatattcGCCATTTAGAATGAAGAAGCATAGTCATGGCATCGTATTTGGTATCTATTGATTATTGTTATCTCAAGACAGGTTATTCATTCTATGCTGTTTACAATTTTGCATCAGATTTTACTATTTTAgtacatacaattttttttttcttaccttttggatttatatattttacagATTCATACACTTATGATCGGATCTGCGACCAGGAGGAAGTTACATTGTGCACTAtgtgaaccaggttaccaaggCTGGTTGCAACTGTACAGTAACATAGCTTGCTTTCATCCAGGATATAAGAAAATAGGATTTTAAATAGTATTGagtgttttttatattaacttttttcctttttctcccccTGTCTTTTTATTCGGGGTTTCATTGAACGTTTTGCTGCATTGAGTTGACAAGGTTTTCTTTTATCTGCccattcaaattttctttttacaataaaattctCCCTTTGCCGTATTTgcattgtaatttgtaaatgaGTGAGTGCTTGTTAATTGGTGTTGTCTTCTTGTATTGGATTGATTAGTTTGGAAACAGAGTGAATTAACATCTGCGAGAATTTTATACATGGCCATGGGCGCTATTTGCTCCAGTGTTTATACTCGTGtctgtttattttgattttttttatagaattaattttgatgaaattgattttaaatataattgatatattttactaGATGTCTTTACTGGTAAAACATCTATACACAATCCCAATCATAGAAATTACCatagttttaattatataaaccaaaaattatatagGAAACAACTGATAGAGAAACAGGGGATCCTCTTCCTATTTCACTAAGCTAGGTTATTCACAGTTGACTAAGCAACCACATATTGGTCCCATTAAACAGACAGCTAATGCTTGAGTATTGATTCTTAAAGTTTGGGTTTAAGTCCTATTCAACCAAAAATCTAACTAATACGGTAAAAGTAAActctcatttatatatataattcaaacattatttttaatcattataagaTTTGAGTTGAGTCTTTCCCAATACTCTGCCAGTTCGCCTATAGACCATAGTTATACGCTCCAATTAAATCACTTGATGAAGCCAGACCAGATACCCGAGTTGGTAGGTCACCTATTTTCAAATTATGCGGTCAAATTTTAAGTCGGTATTATTATTTAACCAATAATATGATACTGACATATTATCACAATTGATTTCGTTACaccttaaaagtattttttaaatgaaatattgctttcgtttttcaaaaaaaagaaatatttctttcatgtattattttcatatattcctTTTCTATTAGAGTAATAATTTTACGAATTTATTTCGCTGACATGGTAAGTCAGTCTTTTGATCATTGGCAGTCAATAGAAAACATGATCGAAGATTATAGGAAAAAGTTGTGAACAAATTAAACCCAACTATATATCGTGGGCTGATGAAATATAAGCTCCATGGCATTGTCACGGTCTTAAACTTGTTCAAACACTCAAACTTGTTCACACacgaagacaaaaaaaaaaacaagaaaaaaaagagcaCTTCAAACTTGCACCAAGAAAATGCTTGGCAATGTACATCACTAGAGTTGACcccgaaaaaaaagaaaggaaaaggaaaggaaaaaacacAGCATgactagaaaaataataaaaaggacGGAAAGTAGAAAATATGTagcaatcaaaataaactttgaacatagacttaattaaaataagattaaagTATGTGAATGCTTAGCATATGAGAGGAAAATTCCGGGTGTTTGATTTAGACTATCTGCACCGCTATTGACAATTTCAAGCCGTGGATTTCGGTCAACTCATTAATATAGTATAACATATCGATCAAAGCtcaccttatatatatatatatataatactaagcATCTCTTTAATACTAAGCATCTCTTTAAATTTCATTAAACCCACACTCTTCTTCTTATAGTTTTGGATAatccacatttttttcttctgttccTCAATCAGACAATCACATCAGAAGCGTttaatttccttatcacaaaaATGGGTTGCTGCTACATGAAGCTGTGTGTGCTCACAACAATGATTCTGGTGTTGAGTTTAGAGAAAACAAGGGGAACAAGAACATTGGAAGGAGAGCAATGGTTGCACAACAATCTGGTACTCCATTCATTGCAAAGAGGCCCCGTACGGTCTTCTCAGAGAAACCCATGTTCGACCGTACCTGGGCGCAGTCGAGGGCGTTGCACTTTGGGTGAAATTAATGTGGCTGGCCATCATCATGCACCACCACTCTTCCAGAACGtggttcccaagtttggagcaGCACTACCACCTTCCATTGATGCTAATGATCACACCCCAAAAGATCTTGCACTGGACTAGAAAAACCACCTACTCTGTCCAAAATTACTCTCATATACATGTGTATGTATCATCTTTGTCACATCTTTTACTCCTCCAAGACATGTATGTAtgtaacttttcattttttatactgatacattttgatttaatcttatGTATTGATTctttcatttaaatatatattttttaatttactaattcAGATACGTGCCATGTATGTATTTACtatcatatatattaagaagatctaatttagttatttgatcttgtaaatttttttataacattcgTACTAATAGTTTCTTTTTACTATCATATGTAGCCTAAATGCATGATTAGTACTAGGACATACGGATATACCTTATATATACCATTTGACACCtcatgagataaaaaaatagtacagAAAAATTTAGATGTAATAAGTAATAATCCAATGTAATAAGCatattaaagaaataaagaaaaataacaaatattaatgaaatgtttggaaataaaaagtgttcatatattattgttttatttgcaATTAATAAATTAGGTTATGACTcacggatatatatatatatatatatatatatatatatatatatatatatatatatatatatatatatatatatatatatatatattcgctgtgagtttttttttttacagaaaaggaaaaagcttaCGTAATGTGATATTATTTTTCTCGTGGATCTAATTTGTAGGCAACAATTTTATGGTTTAACTAGTGCAACAAAAATGGTTTTTCTTTTCGGGCTTTCCTGCTACATGTGTCAGTACCTCGTCTATGTTTATGTGTTTATCTTGGCATCAAATTTGCGGGCTGCTGGTGTGCATGCATGACGTGTCGTGTCGTGTTCGAGAGTAGGTTTTGAGTTTTGACAATCACTTCACTTACCTTATGAACGCGTTGGTTGACTTTCTCATCATAAACGAATCTTAAGTCAACTTTCCAATAGTTGTTCACAAGTATCCAAGTTTATAGTGTGTTTAGAATAATACACAACAATTAACAATTACGGTGATCATGccataaaaaagtaaaactaattatttatcGTTTTAccttcattataaaaaaagtaattaattattattttttattataaagctTATCCAAACACTATCAGAAGATTAACCTGAATGCATGGAACCATTTACACGTAATTTATGTCAAATATTCTCGTACGGTggttaaaaaaatctcaaaacattaaatagagtatatatatatatatatagagagagagagagagagagcataaaagaattatttaaaaataaaaaacatatattagttaaaattattttatttaaattcaatgtTGATCAACCtcttattaattatgattatacCAATTATCAAAAGCTAATTTGTCCCGTGACACCTCtatgaattatataaattaaattgaattgctTTTCTAAAGTGATTATATGCCTTAAATCTATACCATTacgtttaaatattttagtaaaaaaacatGTATACGTTCAAATCTTTATTACCGGTTCTTCCTAACAAAGCCTTATTCCATGCCACGCCATTAGTTATTGCGGCTCATCACCACCAatcaattgaataatattaatgAAGTCATTGAAATACATTCCTTTCGTAGAGCACAAAGAAAGTAATATCCAGTTTCTAATCAATTTCCCCTCcattggatttttattttttcgctGAATCAAAGGGGGCTTTCGCTCAATTAGATTCAAGGACTTGGAAGGGAACCTCTATAAATGAGGATAGTTAATGTATGTTTTTACTCTGAAACAttcacaattaatttttataaaagaatttgTTGTCCATCTTTAATCAAATatagcatttgaaaaatattaaacttaatTGAACTCGGACCAATATAATATTGCTTTAGTtttctaatattaaaataatttgaaggagcgaaatagtaaaaataaagaatttgttcTTCTTACTATTTTCTTGGTAATAAGAAACagcaaacaataaaaataaagtaatattttttttaattagaagtgaaaaaaactcattttttatgttttaaatataattttttttcaggcTTAAAAATAAAACGGAACCTTTTTAAGTATCCATATTCATTtgcataaataatattttttttggtgggtCAAAAGATAATCAgtgtcttttaatttattgatttagaGATTAATGTGATCGGTGAAGTAAgtgagttattaaaaaaataaaaaataaagtgtaaTTGTTTcgtttttaattaagataagattataaaatatgACATTATTTTTACAACCAAATCTGGCGTGCGTCCTCTCTCTCTTGGAGAGGCACAGTGGAAGTTGAGTATTTTGGGAGGGGTGGAACGGTGCAAAAGTATTTAGGACCGTtagatttcttaaaattttagtcaatgactgatatttttttactttttccttCCTAATTTACCCTTCTTCCTTTGGTACCTTCACTATGCttttccctttctctttctACGATAGCATCCCCACAAGGAGGAACCACCGCACCCGCACGACATCAATGAAAAGCCACATTGCGACGACAACCACCACAACCCACTCAAATCTAGAACAAAACGCAACCAGCTCCGATGCTGCAACTCCAAGGAGAAAGATAGAGAGCATGAAGAAATGGTGGAGGTTGGTGAGTGGTGTAAGGGAAATGTGATAGAGAAGAGGAAGGGTAAATAAGGaaagtgagaaagaaaaaagaaaaatgaaaaaatatatcagCTATCAGCCAtcgattaaaatttaaaaatatttaacagtCTCAATTACTTTGGTACCGTGC is a genomic window containing:
- the LOC100800595 gene encoding myosin-binding protein 1; protein product: MMANTKISSSEWRKLSPSVTTALASAFLEWLLILFLFIDAVFSYVITKFAGYCKLQIPCLLCSRLDHVLGKEKGGYYWDLICSGHKTEISYLVLCCAHDKLVNVQGMCESCLFSFATINKSNAETYRLLVGKLGEGSETRFDQDPLLGENSKCCSCCNEQLVLKGYDQRLVITKSIGSGSADFDGSNVVGNKFHKKRRVKPFVSSRAAHLRNKHADPLSHVGYTELKITSDTESEPDVSLFDDDGTSIPVQGTDDTKEDIEVSCEHMEPHIPDSNENLAFEKLGTSASGLQPSLSESGMRLENIDVHGTKSTATTESRDGLAKLDSQQHVERNDVCPSPRELISFNEVPASSNKIGVPVEVSKENYDLTTDEVGIKSKQRITTDCGGIIESVDKPTTSEVGLESTPFSSDIGQQNPNLLDLGDAYKLAVSNSRGRPGMLVEHWLGKDSTRISEDLKILLSQFSATRGTDLSVNDISPRLSINSDEVKTCDVSNSAGIQILQKMISLERNESGLSLDGSLVSEIEGESAVDRLKRQVDHDRKLMNALYKELEEERNASAVAANQALAMITRLQEEKATLHMEALQYLRMMDEESEYETEALQKANDLLVEKEKEIEELEAKLEFYRKKFPDESVLENMVDTNSEMKVKDIGLDHCIEKDESILGKSVTENTNISDKAEVLSTSLEKQNVQSIKNSPLEFQDERLYISQCLKKLEKQVYFFLNIHQSQDNWLNSENDEKESLENCENLDNNILIQESVSSPKLNLDNMGDDSSSKEPPVCKKIGELGYNGHSSLALGGNNDLSSTGSLVSDFIGRLQVLEADLSFLKHSINLSSNGEEGLKLLQEIAGHLQQLRQIGIRELDQPVA